GGTCGCAGCTTGCACAAAAAAATGACGTGTGATTGACAGCGAgtgggggcgggagggagggggtggaatGGTTCAAAGCTAGCGAGCGAGAGTGGGAAGATCACAGAGGTtggaggaaaaaggttgagagaGGGTACAGCGGGAAGCCAGAGAGAAGGTCTTATCTGTGACCCATCTGTCTTGACTTGCACACTCCTCTGGTTAGtgccctgaggggggggggtaaaggcgGGGGGGCGCGTGCGTGTCAGTGACTGAGTGTGCAGGGCTTAGGGCTAAGGCCTTGGCCTGTGCACTCTGGCCCGAAAACCAGCCTAACCAGCCCTACGCCCCGACGCCCCGGGGAAAAACTCTCATGACTTACTGCTGTGATCATGTGATCAACTCGcaggaggaacacacacaaaaaaagagcaaaacagaaaaagggctGTCACACATCACTGGAGACACAGATGTTACTTTCTTGGATAAGTCATTTCTTATCTTTTCGGTCAGCTGATTTGTCACAAACCTTAAACAgcaaatttttttttataagacatttatcggaaaaaaaaaacacgtgttTATTAAGGGGATTTCTAGAGTTGTAAACAGTCATTGTGTTATTGATCTTAAAACACAATTAATCACAGACATGGAGAACTTTGCAGGCAGAAGGTGCCGTTCCTGTTTTTGACCCGACCGCTCGTTTTACTTCATTAGATGCCTGAAAGGTTAAGTGAGGAATTACAAACAGCTGTGTTTGCTCATACATTCTTACACTTTGAACACCCTGAATGTCATTTTCAGATCACCTATTTCCACTGTTACGTAAGTCACGTCATTTTTTGACGAGTGTGTAAAAGAAttatgtgaaaatgaaaaaagagttGATCAAACAGTTGTAATTTCGGTCCAGTTGAAAATTTTACATACTATTTGAACCTTTTTCATTGCGTGTCAAAGCCTTTGAATGCCTCAAAAATCTCCAATAGGTGCCAATCTGTATTTATAAAACTAAGCTTAAAATCACTAAAAGCGCACTGCACTCATTTGGGGGCCGTTTGTGAGGTTCCCACCCTCACTGTCCACAGCAAATATCCATCAGTCCAAGTTGTTTTGCGTCACATCCAACCTCCTAAGATGTTTAACTTCCCTTGCATGTACGGCACCTGGGAGATTTACCATAATGAATACCTGATGTGGCGAAGCACTTAATTCCGCCTATAAAATAactcccttcctccttcctggGGGCCCCGGCTGTTGTTTATCAAACGAGGTAACGTCCTGTCATgtgacccctcctccctcctagaAACCCACCTGTGTGGACTTTTCTCTTAATCCctcacccgccccccccacctccctttttctttttcttcgctGTGCGCTTTGAATACTTAGACTACTGAGTGTAACTAATTCTCCCACACAAGGATATTGTCTTCATCCTATCTTTGCTTTTGTCCTTCCCTTTAAAGCCGGCTATTCACCGATTCCATTAGTTGGCGGTGcggtgtgagagagagtaggcttagagggggtgggggggttcccAATTAAAAGGCCTTAATAGTCTATTAGCATCACCTTAAACTcaactcttgtttttttttttacacacaaaacCAGCTAAAGATTAATCACCAGACCAGCGTGGGAGCTTTTAACAGTCATTCTCTGATTGATTAACAATAATTAGGGCTGATGTTTTTGAAGAGGCGTTTATAACGGTTTGCTTCAAAAATGTTAACCATCTTTAATGGTTATGCATTGAAGACAACAAAATTAGTGGTGGTTGTTCAAAGTGGGGgttaaatttaacattttaatgtgtttaacaGGCGGCTCTTCCtacacacatgctgcacagaTCCTGCAGCTGACCAGGCGGCCAGAGGATAAAGCCGGTCCCCTGGGAGGACCGAACCGGCCTTTCTCAGACACCCATTTGTCGTAGAAACGcaacccacctcctccctctccctccctcccgagGGATGACCCTGCAACCAGCAGAGGTCAGCTGCGCAGAAGGAGACCCCCACCCCACTCCCTCCGCACCCATGCCTGGGGTCCGGGGTCCGGAGCCGCAGCGTAAATCAGAGGCTGCTCATCGCGGGAACCCTGCCCTGCCCGAGGTCTCAGCCCAGCCTGGCACCATCTGTCCCGGGACGCTGACGCAGAGGCAGCGCGGCCGAGGTGGGTTCCCACTGACCCGCTGCACCCTCCAGGCCACATGGGCCGGACGCAGATCCATCACGCTGCAGAGTGGACCTGCTGGAGAAACGGCTTGGTGCGCTGATCTACTGTCAGTTAACTCTGGACGAAGTTCTGTAAAGTCACTTTATTTGTACATTTCCATTTTattctaaatatatttcaaaaaggaaatattactcatatatatatacatatagcaTATATATAATCTCACAGGAGGTAGTTACTTTTCAGAtggatatttaaaataaagattattattgttaaatattaaatagaATACAGTTGTTTTGGTTTGCGACCTCTCTAGCAGGTAGTTGTATGCAGACGAACTTTATTAGATTCCCATCTATGTATCCTCTCTCATGTTGCGGCCCTTCAAAGGGCCCTGATCCCTAGATTTAGAACCACTGGACTAAACTACGTTGACAACAGTGAGACGCTGATTACACACATTGATGTCAgctttataataattatataatagaTCCCAGGAGCCCGTTGTCttacttttcttatttttttgtacttttacgTACATTTTGAATGCAGAACCTTTGCTTGTTGTGGAGTATTTCTAGACAGTTTATTTACAATAATGTAGAAATACTCCCAACATTTTAAACCATTCATAAACATGCCATTGTATTATGGAAAACAACTTATCTACACAACAGCTCGTGGAAACAATTCAGTTTAGCGTTTTAACTAGGCGGCCACCCTACTATTAAAAATACCCCTATTTATTACACTTTGCACAACATTTCACAACACAAGGTGGAAAGAATACTGTATTATCATATAGACGTTACCTTAGTAGTGCCTCTGAAGTACAGAAGCAGCCTTTTGGAAGACAGGGTACGGAAAGCGTGAAAGGGCCAATTAGACGTTTTATTCAAGTCCCACTGGTCATTTCAGCCGTTCTAAAATACACTCGAGTGGACTTTACTCCCAGTCACGCCTTAATCGCCCAGCTGGAGGCAAACagatgctttgttttttatgCCTAAAGTAGTACGTAACAATGTGCTAGAAAAAGTGCATGCAAAGAAAGTTAATTAGAGCACTTGCAATTCCACCTCTGGCCCAAACAAGTCACCAAACGCTGACCTGCACGACCCTGTTATTTCGCCGTATAACTGCCACGGACTAAGAATGTGATGTACTACTCACGCATGTAAAACAGTCCAACCTTTTAAGTGCGAGACAAGTCTCTGCACTCCACCTCTTCACCCTTTGACGACTTGACGTCTTTCCACTCTCCATCATAACCGCACCTGGAACAGTGACACGTAAATCTCAGCGGCAGAGACAGTCTGCAGGTCCCGGGGCAGTGCAGCCCCAGCTTATTGCTTTCTCCCACCGCCCCGACCTTGCTTCTTGCCCCCTTAGGCCCCCCCGGCTCTAATGGACCAGCAGGGGTCATAAActggttgtgtttctgttttcctctttccaAATCCAGCGACACCAGTTGTTCACCCTCCTCAGCGAGGCCTTTTGTGAGGCCTGACAGGCTGTCAACTCCGGGCGGAGGACGGTCGCGGAGGACGAGGTGCGTTGCCTTGAGGTCACGCCGCATTCCGTCCGCCGGAGGCCCGTCTTTATCGGCTCGTAACAACTTTGAATAGCTTTTGCCGCAGAGCATTCAAAGTCGGCTTTGGCTCCGTGGTGTGCGCTTGGTGCAGTCTGTTTCAAATCTGGACATGTTTTGTGGAAAAGAAGAAATCTGGAGCAGATCGATTTTGTAGAGGAATGATAATTTGGGGGTAAAGCGTCGCCGTTTGTGAAGATTCCGACCAACAATTTTCGTTGACTCACAGGGTTTGAGGAGAGGACGAGAAGACCTTCACAGTGACACGAAGAACCTCGAGACAAAAACAATCGCCCACCCACACACGCATGTAGTACGGAGTGTCATTCTGAGAGCAAATAAtgtatagtaataataataatgcttccATAAATTATATTTCTGCAACTGATTAAATGTGGGGGGTTTTTCTGGTGTCCTTTATTAGCTCAaatcaaaaacatttaatattggctttatatttgaaatgtattgGCTGGTTCTCACATTAGTCCTCGTATTAATTTATCTGAGGATTGTGTTTGTATAAAGATACAAGAATAAAAGTGGATTTACAATTGATTTTGAGGGTGAATAACGGCGACATCTTGTACTCATCGGCCGATTCACCCAATTCAGTTAactttgtatttgttcataCTGCCATCGTGTGTTGGGCCGGTTGTACTGACAGTCTCCCAACTTCATCATGGCAATTAGTTTAAGCGACGGCCCCTGTGCAACGTCATAAAAACAGGGGAAACAACTTGCTGAAATAATATCTCACTAGATCACTTTCATTCATTTAGaattgcatttatttgattACAATGTAATCAAGATGGTTGAGATGGGTGAGGGTGAGGTGTTGAGATGGTTTTGGTACAACTGTTTTGTTTAAATCTATGGTGTATCTTAAAGACTTTAAGTGATTATAAGAGGAATGAATTGACCGAGTtaaaaatccccaaacaaaaatgtatcaCATTACAGACTTCATCtgattgtttttaaattaaatgcattGAAGGCTTATTTCTTTGCAATTATGGCACTTTTTTGTAACCTTATTATTTTTGCTTTGAGCATAACAAATAATGCTGTTGTATTAAATCTTGAAGACGGTCTACCATGACAACATAAAGCTGAAGGACACTTTAGAAGACAATCCTGAAAGCAGGAAATAATTAGCATTCAATAACTATTTTAGGATACATATTGGCATGCAAGGATGGTACTTTAACGGACTGGAAACCCAACTTTTAATTAAGGTGTGGGGCCTCACTGTTTCAGTTAGATACGGTTCACATGTCCAAATAGATTATGTTAATTACTGGTTTAGTAAATAGCTGAATACCAACTCACAGTTTCTATGTTTCCAACTTCATTTGCAAAGAATTCCATTTTAATCAATTCATCCCTGGTTGTTATTATATAAACGTTCAATTGTGATTTCAATCAACCTTCTTCACAGTGCAGTCTCAAAAGCGTCATAGTCCACAACCAGTCACTCCCGCCCGGCCTTCAGTTTCTCCTCCACCGTGTGATCCCCCCTTGAGCCCCCCATGCAAGGCGGACTCTGAGCCACCGAGGGGTTACGTCCCCACTGCTCAGGAGTCTTTGCCTGGATGGCCAGGGCATGAACGCAGCTACTCAACTCCTCTTTCAAGGCCTCATTAACCAAACGGTGGCGCTGTATCAGAGGCAGACCCTCAAACTGCGAGCTGACGACCAGTACACGGAAATGGGACTCGGAGCCGGGGGGCACGGCGTGCATGTGGCTTTCGTTGTGGACCTCCAAGTGGTCCGGCTTGAGTTTTTCAGTCAGCTTGGCGGTTATAGTCCTCTGGACGGGCCGACCCTGGTCTGGATCCATGCGTGGGGTGACGTGGGCCAGAGGCCGGCTTAAGGGAAGACGGGTAGAGACGGGCCGGACGCAGCGGAGCACAGCAGGAAGCATCAGACTGTGGCAGGAGACCACCTACGAAAGCCAGATGGGGATGAAAACCGGTGACATGCCATTTAAATGACTGGAAAGACATTCATGTCACTCTTAAGAAGAACGCAGGACCCGTAAGTCACATCAGCCTGCTGCTCGGTGTTAAAACACACCGCTCGGCTCCTCGTTATTTGGCATTTCTTCAACTGACAGCCGCAGATTGGTGGAACTAATGTTAATGCGATGAAGGGGGTCAGCGTATGAAAACACGCGGTGTCAGTTTAACTGCAACACAACTAAGTTGACGCGGACACAGACCACCTTTTATTAACCAAGACCTCAGCAACAAGTGAGACAACGTCCAAAACGGTGTGGCGTAAAATAAAAGGCTTTAAATCGGTGTCACCGTAAAGCGTCTGAGATTAAGCGAACGCATCGCAACAAACGACTGACGCTACTAGCTGACTTTAGCTTAGCTTTTCTTATCTAACGTTACTCCAGCGAAGGAACATGTAAATCCAGCTAACGTCACACGCAAGTGCAACAGCGGCGTGTAAGTTGTGGCACGACTTTGTATACCGGCAATGTGCGTTGAGCTGATTGTTCGGTGGCTAACCTTTCGAGCTAAACCTAAGCGAATGTTTGCTAGCATTAGCCGTTAGCTGCTTAGCGCAGTAAACACCCGATTTGCAAGAAAAGTTAGATTTTAGTGGAGACTGTAACTCACTCTGTTTTTATAAATGCACTGAACCAAGTCACGAAGTAAACGTGTAGAGTGGATTTTGTAAACTACTCACCTTGAGAGCGAGTGAGTTCCGTGCGTACGGGACGATAACCGGAAACTATGACAAGCACGCTGGGTTGTGTAGTTTTCAGTGTTTTGTAGTCCTGTAGCAGCATCGCTGACAGCAGAATGAATGAAGAATGAGCACTGAGTGCAAGCCGACACTATTGTCAATAAATAAGGAAGGATCCTGCAGAAATCAACTGTAAATTAGCTGAGTGCACTGTGTGTACATACGGGCGcgatcctgtgaatttccccattgtgggaaTAATAAAGTAATATCTTTGTCTTATCTTATTAGGTTCTTTGGTTAATTAAGGCATTATCTTGAAATGCATTGAGGAAACAGTGCAGGCGTATTGCAGGttgaggaagcagcagctgcaccaTCAGGGCTTCAGGTGAAGTCTTACTCATGGGTTTTCGTATGTGGTGGGAggccgggggcgggggggtagtgTGTCCCTACCAATGCTGAGACCAAACCTACGCCCTTGATTGAACATTATACGATCCTTTTTATTAAATTCCTGAAACCCCAAGAAGCAGCGCTGCAGCTTAAAAGTGATGAAAATGCTTTCTAAAAACTGGCTCGTACACAATGTTTCTTTTCAATGCttttttattgaattgaatcttttttttccatctttttttataGAACGGCCCCTGAGGATCACAGGAGGGGGGGCACTGTGAATCTCAAGGGGGTGCAGGCTCGCTGGGGATCATCGGGGGAGCCCTGGTCGTTCGACGAACAACCCCAATTCGGTCTCCTGGTTTAGCAAACCATGGTCGCATCGAGTCTCTCGCGATACTGATCCGTAGTGCCTCCCTTACTTGGGAAGACGGTTCCCAAGTAAGGAACCGAAAAGACGGTTGCTAGAAGTGCTGCTGCCATCCTCACGCAGCATTCTGCAGTTTGTGGTTCTGAAGTTTCTATGAGGAGGCAGTCCGGGGGGACGTCCACGTGGTTCAGGGCGTACCTCTTGGTTTTGTCTGGGTAAGCTTGGTTCATCATATCCCAGACCAGACATAACAAAACCAGCCACTGTTTTGCCGACCCAATGAAGCATTAACCAGCCCAAATGCAGCATGTTTCCTGGAGAAGGTTAATATTATCAGATTTTCAGATCTTTTGAAGTTTCATAGATGTGCGACCGACAACTGTGAGGCCCTTTGTAAGAATGATAGTTATTGAAAGGTATAGAGATCTAAGCAATtccatacacacagaaaaaaggttCTTGGATGGTTCTTTAGAAGGCATCAAGGTTCTACAAAGAACCATCACCTTCTTAAGAATCATTCTATCTATTAGATGGTTCTACACCTCCGTGCCATAATCtgtgttagctagttagctgccagttgacacacacacacacacacacacacacacacacacacacacacacacacatatatacattgaAGCCTACTTCCAAGTGACAGTCGTCCATCTCGACTGACCAACGTCTTTTCAAACCAGTAACCCCCAACTAACAGCGCTCGGTTTAAGTGCTGGGAGATATTGGTTATTACAAGAAAGTATTGCTCTTATTTAGTCACGTCACAGTCTTCCTATCCGAATGTCTGAATAAGCTCACATTAGTACACCTACAATATTGGTGCCTGTAGCGGAAGCAGCATATTTCCCTAATTGTGTGGATGCAGCATATTACAACGTTAAAGTAAAAGGTCAGGGTAATGTTAGACTTTTAGTTTTaacaaacatctgtttttttaaactgttaatTTGGGGTGTTATTTTGTTGTCTATTAGATAAATGCCAGGTAAGTGTTTAGGTAACTATTGATGAATCTACTTGTACATGTAGTGGATTCCTTTTCTAACTAGGTTAATCTATTTCTTGGTCCAATGTAACCCTAGTTCATGTCTTTCATATTAGTTTACAGTCACTGAGGTATCCTTGTTACTGAGGTATACCATGTTATTTATTCTCTGTACAGTAACTGTACTGTAACTATAGAAGATATGTTGACAGCATTGATGGTCATTTTGGCTATACCAGCGTACGGCTAATTCACCTGCGTTAGCATCCTTTTACAAGCTGTGGTTAAGAACGTTTAGTtttataattaaaacagtatttggctCTAAAGGTAAGGAGCTTACGCTTACTTTAACATTACGCAATCATTTTTATCAATATTTTTACCGGATAGTTAGCTAAAAACTGTCTGGGTCAGGAGACAGTCACGTTAGCTAACAGCGTGCTAAACTGACCCGGTCACGCTCTCCAGTATCTACAACTCCAACACAGACTTGAATGTTCTAGGTTGCTAGAACATTAATTAAACATGTAATCTATCCCAATAGCTCCCGTCCACGTATATCATTTCCTCAGGTGAAACTCCATCGTCCTTGTTAAGATTCTACCATTCTGTTGAAGAAAAGACCAGGAATTGTCCTCTGACGTTATAATAGATTAATCTCTTTAAAGTGCAATGTGATCGCTTTAAACATTCCTCACAGCGTATCTAAATCACCCATTAAAGTCACTTTTACGCCAAAAAGTCTTATTCTGCCGCGGcaaaaagatgaatgtgtgGTGTCTGAAAACGCTTTCGAATATTCAAAGACGTAGGACATGTTGAAACAACAAAGGTTgagttttcttcctttttgtttatttcatggtTCTTTGTTATCCATTGTGATGCCAAGGGGATCAGTTGCACAGCAAAGTGCAAACCCAACCAAAAATCAACAATGAGAAAATATAAGAACAAAATCTCACACACCTTTTAACAGAACTGATGTCGTCACATTTAGGCTAACTATGATTCATAACCAGTATTTAACATTGATGTATTTACTTATATTTCattctcatttacaaaatacacaaaatcaaAGACAACATACAGCATTGTTCAtttacactttttctttttttttttttacacctttttttatattcatggtTCCATAAACAGTTGCTATACTTACAAACAATCAGCTACAGTTTCTACAGCACAGTACAATGACAAAGGTGATAAATTCTTTGTTACACTTATTAAACTGCAACGCAATCTTATTAACAAAAGCCTCAAGACTTGGGGTTGTTTTAGAGAGTACACACAGATGTTTGTTAGTGTCCTGTGTCATCATCAAGCCAACACACAGCATTTCAGTGGACAAGGCCAGTATGTAGTAATGTCCTCCAATTCCCAATAGCTTCAAAGAAGAGAATAGGAGACACACACCCAAACGCTTATTGCTTTGTTAAACCTTTTGCACTTACGATTGGCCGCTTCTCAGGCAACGAGATAATTATATAAAAAGAACCCTGTAAAATAAGCTAAGATATGTATCTAAGAGAGAGGATTTGAACTTGGATGGAGCCTAAACCGAGTCACTGGGACGGGTTGGCGCTTTAACAGCACTCCATGTTGAACAAGTGCAACGTTGTTCTTAAATTTCATGGGTGACACAGGACAACATACGACGCGCAGCTTCTACATGTGCATTTATATACTATCAATGTGCTCTTGAGGGGGAATCTGGGCAAATGTTGTTCCCTGACCTGCTGGTCATTCGGGCATCATTTCCTGCAGTTGTAAAACGAGAGAAAACTCCTTGACTCGTGTGAGAAGTCTGCATCGCCATAACTGAGTCAGTCCACTTGTGCTTGTTTTACATGATCAGTGGCTGAAGACCTACAAACACTgataacacaaatatatttccaGGGGGTCAAAAGATCTTTTTAGTTACATCATAAGtacttttatttacatatattcatatcTATAACAGAAGGTCGATGGTGTAATGTGTAAACTCAGGCCatacaaaatatttggcaataaTTAAGAAGAGGCGGTACTCACGGCGCACAAAGATAATGGGTCGGACGTCAAATTTGGAGCTAGATCAGTGTGAGGCCGGGGGCGGGTCTTCAAAGCGATTTATATTCACAACTACGCTCGTGTTCACGATCCTGTCACTCGGCGGTCTTTGTGCTCTCGCTAAAAGCCCACCTTGTTCTCCGTGAAATCCCTCGTCCAGGCTGCATCCGCTTGCGTCTTGAAGGACTCAAGGCCATCACGATTGTGCATGTACGACGGTGTACACATAGTGCAATGCGTCGTCTATTTAGTAAGCTGTCTACGTATGGCTGCTATCCTACAAAATGGCAGTTTGGGCAAAAACGTTTTTGTTAATCTTACATGTAAATGAGTGTAcatgggggtggggtggggtgacGGTAATTTTCTCCGTGCTGGTACCAATGTGGGATGCATGACAAGCAGCCCTTAGCAGTAGGTTCTCTACGGTGGATCTTGTGTTAT
This genomic stretch from Gasterosteus aculeatus chromosome 20, fGasAcu3.hap1.1, whole genome shotgun sequence harbors:
- the bola1 gene encoding bolA-like protein 1, which codes for MLPAVLRCVRPVSTRLPLSRPLAHVTPRMDPDQGRPVQRTITAKLTEKLKPDHLEVHNESHMHAVPPGSESHFRVLVVSSQFEGLPLIQRHRLVNEALKEELSSCVHALAIQAKTPEQWGRNPSVAQSPPCMGGSRGDHTVEEKLKAGRE